The Plasmodium vivax chromosome 12, whole genome shotgun sequence genomic interval AAAGTTCGCACGTGTTGTGCGTATTTGCGTGAAGCTTGAGGGTGAAAGGGTGCCGAAGCAACAGgagtggaagaaaaaaaacacgaaaaatataggaaaaaatataggaatagaaacaagaaaaaaaataggaaaaaaaataataaaacaaaatggagaaaaaaaaatcaccacCCTACGCACAAAGtcgctttaaaaaaaactataaaagCTCGTTCTCACCGCGACAATCGCTTCAAGTGACTGCTCAATTTAGACGTCAccaggggaaaaataaggggaaacgccaaaaaaaaaaaatgttaagtGGGGTAGTACTCTGCGCAGGAGATGCTTGTGTGGATGTAAACTTGCAAAAGGTGAATAAACGCAGATCGATAAGCATATAACATAACACTTATGCGGGCGCGTATGTACACCTGCTTAGCGAAATTGAGTCTCCATGGAGGCAATTTTAAAGAATGCCGTGTTAGCGGGTAAATATCCTGTACATATGATGGTATAAAACCCAGGGGAGAGAACGAGCAACTGGCAAAATGGGTGTCACTATATAGGCCCAATTTACAGTGCGCCCCTTTGCCGTTTGTCAATGTTGCatgtgaaatttttataacacaTACAAAATGGCAGAGAGTGAAATAAATactgaaaaataatgaacaaatggatgaaaaaaaaaaatgcagaaaaatggTTAAGGGGAATGCCAACTTGTAACATtacataatttcattttttcgaaaaaaaagtgaacaattCAAAATGCGAAGCAGCCGATTTTACGTTCCAGGTTAAGTAAAATGTTtacgtattttattttgcgtaTGTTATaaaagtacataaaaaaaaaaaaaaaaaatggaccacAGTTAAATGTCCCATTTTATCTTAATAACGTATGTTGTAAACTCTATGCATTTCGAAAATTGAGTAAACGCCCAGTTTGCAAATTTGAGCACACAAAGTGAATGATGGTGTCTGCATGTaggtaataaaaatgtatgtgcatgtgtggCAGGCGAGTATATGATAGCTTTACGGGGTGTATGTAAAAACGAGGGTAAACAGAGAGCTACTTGTGCCGTTTGGAACAgcttaaaaaaggaactgttaatttaaataagttgcgaaaaaggaggaataaAAGTGCCCTGTTGCATCACATCCGCTTCGTTCGTTTCGCGGAACAGCGGTGTGTACGTGGACTATGAAAGTgtgaaaaatacacaaaCATGGCTCCCGCGAAGCAATTCCACGCTGATATAAAACTATGCTAAGTGAACGTTCCAGGTGTACAAATGGATGGCAACGCTTCTCCCGTAAGTGCAAGTACAATTACgactttcccccctttttgtgattTTCCGTCCTGCGTTAAAGAATtaaccaaaaaagggggaaaatgcatacatgtatatatgtacacacattttttttttacatatgcgTGCCGCTCGACAATGCAGACAGGCATACAAAGGGTTGAAGATGCAAACATGTTCACTTTTGCAATCGCACGGAAACGGTCAGCGAGGATAACCTGAATTTTCGAAttcgctttttttcattatcgAGGTACTCCTTCAGGTATATCTGCTTTTCCACCCCAGACTCATCTTCATATTTGTCTCCAAAAATTTCCTGAACTTCCaagtccattttttctcgACCAAAACGCACATACAAAATTTGCAGCGTTTTCTCCACAGTTATGTACCCATTCATTTCGTAATCGAACatgaaaaattgaattatGTTGTATAGGTCACTTGgaatttgcttcttcttgtCGTTTACGCACCGCAAGtagagaaaataaatttcatcaTAGTCTAGGCAGTTGTCCATGTTGTCATCGAACTCCCATATCATTCTTTCGACTTCGCTCtggcggagggggggaaaaataatttttcatcgGCCTATctgcctatttttttctgcctatccgcttattttttctgcctccTCTATCCCGACAAAGAGACACAGCTTAGCGCTTCCTCTTGAGGGTAACCCACAGATAGCGAGTTACACTACGCTGATTGGCAAAAGTTATAACGTTCTCACGCTCAACGCAAGAGGGGCACTACGCACTCTCATTCGCCCATGGCTGCTACATCATGTTGTATGAAGATGCAGATGTAAAGTGCCTAAAATGGGGGTACTCCTAAAAAATGCGTAGCTCATTTGAACGCAAAATGAAGCAGTGGGGAGGAGGCATAACCTTGGAAATCTTGTAGttatatttatgcaaaatgtCATGCAGATTGCAAACGGAAATTTTTCCTGTATTGTCCTTGTCCATCATCTTAAAAACTCTctgcagattttttttttccgtgttggaaatttttttcaaatttttgatGTCCAGTGGGGCTATAAATCCATTTCCACAAATATAAAAGTTGGGattcttttcattatttaatttttcgataACGGGTATGTACGGGTTgtcgttcattttgtttggctctatttgtttctttttgtaaTTGCTTCTTAACTACACTGGCggattttcaattttgttaaacttGTTATTGAGTGCCACGTGATGAGCAGCATTCCTTCGATGAGAGTGCCAATTCGTgtgaggaaaaatatttgccaTACATTTAAAGtgtgcaaagaaaaaaaaaaagctaaagaaaaggggaaataaatcGTGCCGCTTAAAtggacaagaaaaaaaaaaaaaaaaaaataggggccGCGAAAGAGAGAAATgtgaaaacatttatttaggaagtaaaaatgaatttcaGCCCTTGCGCAGTTACCATACAGTAGTGGCAAAATTGCAGTGTAATACTTCTACAATGATAAAattcgcattttttcccttttatgcATCTCCAaaattgtcatttttttccactctttATTTCGTTACACATGTCTAACTGCATTTCatgcatcaaaaaaaaaaagggacctaCTTATACACATGCCCTACGCTCGCGAAATAATACGCATGCACATGAGATAAAATGTTCCCACAGAATGCACCGCGATGTTGAAGCATAATGGCATAGCGCAAGACTGATTGAGAAAGCGAAGTGTGCCCCAATCCGACATTTGTTCAcctctttttctccctttttaaacgCTTTCGAAATGGAAGAAGTCAACTGCAGCGGGGTGAAAGATAACAAATTTGGGAGCTGCGGcaacaagggaaaaaatgctaaaTGTGACGAGGACGaaggggggggttccccttttttgaggcCCGCCCACTTCGTCCATAATAGAGAAAAGGCTTTAAAAGAGTTTAtcaggaaaaaatatgaggACATGACGAAAAAGGGCACCTTAAAGGATAACATTTCTTGCAACTACTTTCAGATCACCCCAGACATCGTTACCTTCACATCTTATGCCCCTTTCAAAAAATACGAAAGGGTGGTAACGTTAAAGTAATTTGACCTTTCGCCGTTGTAAAGGGCAACAAATTGCGCAGCGAGGGTGTCCAAATACATTCTGCATGCCTGCTCATATTCGGAGAGTGCGCATGGAGCTTTCCGCAAAACAGTTAGCAAAATGTAAGTCCCTTTCTGGTGATAAcatttctgcaaaaaaatttttcttaaaaaataattcctgtAGAAATATCGATGCCAACGCGAGAAACCTCAAGTTCGAGTTAGGGGAAAATCATGTCTTCAAAGTGAAGCACATTTCggatgtgaaaaaaaaggtaaggCTTTTAAATAATTCCCATGTGAAGcatggaaattttttttttttttttttgcacaacttGTTAGTATTCGTATTATCTCCTCtattgcttcattttttcaggTTGCTCCCGGCATGCTATTTACCTTCAAGGTTGGGCCTTTACACAGCACAATGgcttttttatgtttgcGAATTGAAGGGCAGTCTTCAGAATTACACGCTGTGGAGACAAAATTTTGGCAGGAGCGAGGGGGGATGCGAAACCCTGTGGGGGTAACACTTATAAGGGTTCGTTAAAAATCCGCTTCGATAATACAACCATTTCTTCTCACTTTAGGTGGAATTCTACCCTCAGTCGTGTGAAAACTACGAATACGATCTGGAGATTCAGACAGAGGTATGCAAAACGTGTACCGCGGGTCTAGGCTTTGTTATGCTTtcccataaaaaaatagcaccTCCATAATTGGACCACcccctttgtttttcttcactttgtaAAACTGCACAAGCGCACATTTCGATCGACAAAAACTCCGTTCTACACTACAGGGTAAATGCTTTACATTGCCTATACGATGCATGAACGATGAAATCATTTTGGATGTGCAAAATGAGATAAAGATGAATGAAACGCCCATTTATATGAAAAGCGAAAGAATCATAACGATAAAAAATGTTgggaaatatgaaaataaatttcaaatCAGCTTAGCACCTCCCTTTTATGTTAATTCTTCTATCCATGTGCTGAAGGAGGGGGAGATGATAGAAGttagaattttattttttaaaatggcgACATGGGGGATAGAGACGCTCTTCGCTTAGCGGCAAAGTGGCGTGCTTCCTTTTGTCCTTTCGAATGGAGTCCATCCCTTTCTGAGGGTACAGATACATGCCAACACATGCGCGCATACGTTTTTCGCACAACTGCAGATGAAGATCACGTTCCTGCCTGTCCAAAAAAGAACTTACGAAGACTACATGattataaattatgaaaatgtaatGCGCACATTGAAATAGAGCCTATTTTGCACAAACGGATAAGCCAAAGTGTGCaacattttagaaaaaaaaaaaaatttttaattttttaggGAATAAGCACCCACACGAAAATACGAGGAGAAGGAATTGTGGCCGAGGTGCTAATAAAGGATAAGGACCTCACTGCTGACGACGTTTACGTAAACAGACGCAAAGAAATAAACGTCgtcattaaaaatttgtccTTCTTTTTGCTGACCTACAATGTAACGAAGTATCATGTGTACGAGTGCAAATACGTAAGTGCGAGCGGCCACGCGAAGCATTCTCTGCACATAAATTATTGCACTTAAAAAagtattaaaatgtattaagaTATATTGAAGcatattaaaatgtgttaGAATAATTTCCATCCCGCAAGAGCAGACCCAACTAGTCACTCCCATTTGCACGCCTTTCAGGATGACCCTTCAACGGACATAAAAGACGTGACCTTCGACGAGGGGGACAAAATAATCCAAAAGACGTTCATTCGGGACAGCGAGTTGTTGGACGAGAATATAGTAGAAAATGCCctatgcaaaaatgaggaagccttccagggggggggcgacAGCGAAAGTGGCAGTGGCGAAAGCGATAGTGACGATAGCAGCAGTGACGATCGCAGCGATGACGATCGAAGCTGGGGAACACCCCCCACAGGAGACCAACTGCCCGAGAAGGAACAGCGTGACGCATTTCATTCAGAAACTTCAGAAAGGTCACTCCCATCACGCTATGATGAGCCAAAAAggagtaagaaaaaaaaacaacaaatcATAGACATATCCCCGAAGAGCAAAAAACTGTACAGCGACACAAACACCCCCATCACCATTTCAATGTGTCCCCAGTTTGCctcattttacaaaatagtCATATTCGTATTTATAAGGGGATataagaaggaagaaaaaatagtgGTGTACTTAAAGAGTATAGCCCCCGAAATTATCATAAGGGAGAGGATCCACAAAATTGATAGCATTCTCATTAACACATGCAGAAGGATATCCTTCGAACTGGTGAACAACTCCCCGTTTGATGTTCCCATGAAGGTAGAAAAGGTAGAGGATAATTATGACGAATTTGAAGTTGCATGCAGAAAGTTTACGTTACTGAAAAATTCTACCCACCTTCTCCAAATGGTATATATGCCAAAAGTGAATGGAGCATCGGAGAAGACATTCATAATTCATCAGAAGTATACAGATGTGAAAagagaattaaaaatagtgaGTGTTTGCAATTTTCCGCAAATCCTATTAGACGCAGAAGAAATAAACTTTAATCATGTGTCTCACAGCTTTGATTACAAAAAAACGATCACCATAGTGAACAATTCAGAGCTGACTCTTCACTACGGGTTTAATATTCCTAACGAATTGAAAGATgaagtaaaaattgaaaaaaatggtagcATGTTGAATAAAtatggggaagaaaaaatcgtCTTATCATTTTGCCCTAAACAATTGAAAAGATACATGACGAGTGTAGAACTTTATCTAAGTGAAattaaaagttataaaaagaTCCTCCCTTTTCTTGCCATCTGTTCCAAGCCGAAAGTGTTATGCGAACCCGTTTTTATCAACATAGAACCTATGGTTATAGATAAAATGTACAGCGAACAAATTAACCTCATTAACCAGTCGGAAGACACAGATGtgaaatatgaattatttgtGGACGAAGAAATCTACGACATTTGCGAGTTTCACATTTCTCAGAAGGATGGAGTGGTCAGAAGGAACCATCTCCAAAGTGTCAACATTAGCATAAAGAGCAAAATTATAGGGTACATCCTCATCGTGGTTAAGGTTAAAATATCTGGGTGTGAagatcttttatttttaaacattaaaGCTTGCTGCACTTGTCCCaccataaaaattattcctaGTATAATTGACTTTGAAAAATGCAACTGTTTAGATGTAAAGGAGAAAgtttttgaaataaaaaatgaaagtccCATTAATACCTTTATCAGCTTGTCCAACGAGCTATCTGTCTTCAgcttttcgaaaaataaCTTCTACATAGAACCGCACGATTCTGCTTTTGTGCCTGTCTCTGTTGAGTGCTTGGACACGACGGCGTACGCGGACACGCTGCGGGTGAACGTCCATCGGAAGGAGGACATTTTGGTTCCCCTCAAGGCCCAGGTAGGGGCTCCTGCGCTCCGGCGGGGGCGCAATCAGCGTGACCGCTAAtcggcgaagcggtgaagcagTCAAGCGGCCATACGACCATACCGCCAAGCAGCCATACCGCCTTACCGccacaccgcttcccccctgcagggaGTCGGATCGCCCATCCTGGTCAACCAAAGCGGCATAAACTTCCAAGTCGCGCACACGAGCAAAAAGTACGTCCACGAGCTGATCGTCTCCAACAGAGGGACGAGCGACAGGAGCGTGTACTTCCTCTTCGAGTccgaaaagaaaaggaagaaaaggagtgAAAGCCCCGAAATATTTGGCGTGACCCCAAGGAGCGTATCCATCAAGGGGGGCAGCGAAGCGGTGTGTATTGTAAGCGCGCTCAACTGCAAAGAGGAGAAGTGCGAGGACATTCTCTACGTGCATGAAGACACAATCGGTAAGAAGAAACTGTGTGctagttttaaaaaaataaaaattgaagctTCGTTTGTTCACCCGGAGATCGAAATAAGCGACATTGCGAATTTTGTTTACGACTTTAATGAGCGAGGGGGAGTGGAAAAAGACGATTGGGAGGATCACCCCACGGAGAAGTGCCAAAATTGTGTAGACGAAAGTGGGGAAAACGGACCAAAGCAGCGTGTTACCCGCTCGAAAAATACCAACAGATTGATGCAAGAAATCGAAATGAAGAATCTGCGAAATGCAAATGTAAAGTTCACCTTGTCTACGAAGTTACCCTTTTCTGTGGAGCAAGAAGTAATCGAACTGAgaggaatggaaaaaaaaaaaaaccgcaTATTTTTTGACATGGATTTTatgaataacaaaattagTAGCACCTATCAAGATCATCTGATCGTCCACTTTGTtgaaaatggaagaagacaaaaatatgaattgcTCGGAAAGACGATATATCCCAACATCGAGATGAATAAAACTTCTGTAGACTTTcagtacattttaaaaa includes:
- a CDS encoding hypothetical protein, conserved (encoded by transcript PVX_118285A), whose product is MNDNPYIPVIEKLNNEKNPNFYICGNGFIAPLDIKNLKKISNTEKKNLQRVFKMMDKDNTGKISVCNLHDILHKYNYKISKSEVERMIWEFDDNMDNCLDYDEIYFLYLRCVNDKKKQIPSDLYNIIQFFMFDYEMNGYITVEKTLQILYVRFGREKMDLEVQEIFGDKYEDESGVEKQIYLKEYLDNEKKRIRKFRLSSLTVSVRLQK